A region of Haloplanus sp. XH21 DNA encodes the following proteins:
- a CDS encoding AAA family ATPase codes for MKITEVELSNIKSYDDAINSIDLTEGVNAIVGKNGSGKSTIQEAVGFALFDFLGVTQEDFVRDGENSGSVRVTFTSNKDGEEYTVERYAKRSKYRVIRERDNKELDLSGKDEILSWLHEHLGIPEETELEKLWKSSIGVPQTQFTDDFAKTPSKREGVFNPLLEVDVYDEAWDDLLDVNKAIKREKQDLKEKIENLKGQVGNLDKKREEKEELEEEIEEKQDALEELEEELEELEEREEELEELEGEIDELENKIEQKENTIGNKGDALEDAETALEEAKEAQDIIDEVRDEYNEYEKKSDQLDDLRELEEERDGIQEKLNELEKEQGRLEEKVGNLEDDVSDAKEAKETMEELEDDVDRQEELEDKLDELEDKEEKIEDLRDDLSEAEDELEDIEDDIEELVEEIEEIEELEDKAEQLDDLEEEEQGLNDEKAGLEARVEDLEEAIETLEDTEEAECPTCGQDLDQEHRESVLEEKRSEKSEAEDRISEIEEELNELEDDIEEAEEAKKQVNRLDDLNDKLEGWKENREKQEDEIGEIEDKIDELEEEIEEKDEVEQELEELDDPKSEYQTAEATYENNENAENKLEEVEEELGELNNRIREKEEELREFEGLDDEIREIEQRLEELEDAHQTYISKKETASKVDERQEKVDELEEEIDELEEDVEGLEEDLEELEEEFDEEEYDEVKERIKELQGKTGNLSGQIETQKENLSDLEEEIEELEEQEEELEEKQDEFEELEADLEFGEFIRQSIKDARPLMTEILVKEISAEANKIYRQLRGTATEELEWRPDYEIVVRENGNEKGFDKLSGGEQMSAALAVRLAILELLSDVDLVFLDEPTTNLDEEKRRNLVDQLQNLEGFDQLTVISHDDSFESVTEHAITLEKIDGSTEVRAQ; via the coding sequence ATGAAGATCACCGAAGTCGAACTTTCCAACATCAAGAGCTACGACGACGCGATCAACAGCATCGACCTTACCGAGGGCGTCAACGCGATTGTCGGCAAGAACGGTTCGGGCAAGTCCACGATTCAGGAAGCGGTCGGATTCGCCCTATTCGATTTCCTCGGAGTCACACAGGAAGACTTCGTCCGGGACGGGGAGAACTCGGGAAGTGTCCGAGTTACGTTCACCTCGAACAAGGACGGCGAGGAGTACACTGTTGAACGCTACGCTAAGCGGTCGAAGTACCGGGTGATCCGGGAGCGGGATAACAAGGAGCTAGATCTCTCGGGCAAGGATGAAATCCTGTCTTGGCTGCACGAGCATCTCGGGATTCCCGAGGAGACGGAGTTGGAGAAGCTGTGGAAGTCGAGTATCGGTGTTCCGCAGACCCAGTTTACCGACGACTTCGCCAAGACACCCAGTAAGCGTGAAGGCGTTTTCAATCCGCTTCTGGAGGTTGACGTATACGATGAGGCTTGGGACGATCTCTTGGACGTGAACAAGGCGATCAAGCGGGAGAAGCAGGACTTGAAGGAGAAGATTGAGAACCTGAAAGGCCAGGTCGGGAATCTCGACAAGAAACGAGAGGAGAAGGAAGAACTAGAAGAAGAGATTGAGGAGAAACAGGACGCGCTTGAGGAGTTAGAGGAAGAACTGGAAGAATTAGAGGAACGTGAAGAGGAACTCGAAGAACTGGAGGGGGAAATCGATGAATTGGAGAACAAGATAGAGCAGAAAGAGAATACTATCGGGAACAAGGGAGACGCTCTCGAAGACGCAGAGACAGCGTTAGAAGAGGCGAAAGAGGCCCAGGATATTATCGACGAGGTCAGGGACGAGTACAATGAGTACGAGAAGAAGTCGGACCAGCTGGACGATCTCCGTGAACTGGAGGAGGAACGCGATGGTATCCAAGAGAAGCTGAACGAGTTAGAGAAAGAGCAGGGCCGACTTGAGGAGAAGGTAGGCAACTTGGAGGACGACGTCTCCGATGCTAAGGAAGCGAAAGAGACGATGGAAGAGTTGGAGGACGACGTCGACCGACAAGAGGAACTGGAGGATAAATTAGACGAGTTGGAGGACAAGGAAGAGAAAATCGAGGATCTGAGAGATGATCTGAGTGAGGCCGAGGACGAGTTAGAAGATATTGAGGATGACATCGAAGAGTTAGTAGAGGAAATTGAGGAAATCGAGGAGCTGGAGGACAAGGCCGAGCAACTGGATGACTTGGAGGAAGAAGAGCAGGGTCTGAACGACGAGAAAGCTGGTTTAGAGGCTCGGGTTGAGGACTTAGAGGAGGCTATCGAGACGCTGGAGGACACCGAAGAGGCGGAGTGTCCGACCTGCGGCCAAGACTTGGATCAGGAACACCGGGAGTCCGTACTTGAGGAGAAACGCAGTGAAAAGTCCGAAGCCGAGGATCGAATCTCCGAGATCGAGGAAGAGCTGAACGAATTGGAAGACGATATCGAGGAAGCCGAGGAAGCCAAGAAGCAGGTAAACCGGCTTGATGATCTTAACGACAAGCTGGAAGGCTGGAAAGAGAATCGAGAGAAGCAGGAAGACGAGATCGGCGAGATAGAAGACAAGATCGACGAGCTGGAGGAAGAAATCGAAGAGAAAGACGAGGTCGAACAGGAGTTGGAAGAGCTCGATGATCCGAAAAGTGAGTACCAGACGGCCGAGGCCACCTACGAGAACAACGAAAACGCGGAAAACAAACTAGAGGAGGTCGAAGAAGAACTCGGCGAGTTGAACAACCGGATCCGGGAGAAAGAGGAGGAACTGCGGGAGTTCGAGGGGCTTGACGACGAGATCAGGGAGATAGAACAGCGCCTCGAAGAGCTTGAAGACGCGCATCAAACGTATATTTCGAAGAAGGAGACAGCCTCGAAGGTCGACGAGCGACAGGAGAAAGTCGACGAGCTTGAAGAAGAGATTGATGAGTTAGAGGAAGACGTCGAAGGCCTTGAAGAGGACCTTGAGGAGCTTGAGGAAGAGTTCGACGAAGAAGAGTACGACGAAGTGAAGGAGCGGATCAAGGAGCTTCAGGGGAAGACAGGAAACCTGAGCGGCCAGATCGAAACTCAGAAGGAGAATCTGAGTGACTTAGAGGAAGAGATCGAGGAGTTGGAAGAGCAAGAAGAAGAGCTGGAGGAGAAGCAGGATGAGTTCGAGGAGTTGGAGGCTGACTTGGAGTTCGGCGAGTTCATCCGGCAGAGTATCAAGGATGCCCGGCCGTTGATGACCGAGATACTGGTGAAGGAGATATCGGCCGAGGCCAACAAGATCTACCGCCAGCTCCGAGGAACTGCTACGGAAGAACTGGAGTGGCGTCCTGACTACGAGATTGTTGTTCGGGAGAATGGGAATGAGAAAGGGTTCGACAAGCTGAGCGGCGGGGAGCAGATGAGTGCTGCCTTGGCGGTCCGCCTCGCCATCTTGGAACTCCTGAGTGATGTCGACCTGGTGTTCCTCGACGAGCCGACAACGAACCTCGACGAAGAGAAGCGGCGTAACTTGGTGGATCAACTTCAGAACTTGGAAGGGTTCGATCAGTTGACCGTGATCAGTCACGACGACTCCTTCGAGAGCGTGACGGAGCACGCGATCACCTTGGAGAAGATCGACGGTTCAACCGAGGTGAGGGCTCAGTAA